The following are encoded in a window of Brevibacillus ruminantium genomic DNA:
- a CDS encoding Asp23/Gls24 family envelope stress response protein, which translates to MDTMRGEIRVADQVVAVIAGAAVADITGVSVRTGGFYQDLAKKLGASGKGIFVAIADGAVSIELRVSIKYGIRIHELCQELQEKVKDQVETLTGLDVEAVHVHVDGIDM; encoded by the coding sequence ATGGATACTATGCGCGGTGAGATCCGGGTGGCTGATCAGGTAGTGGCAGTTATTGCAGGAGCAGCAGTGGCGGATATCACCGGTGTCTCGGTGCGCACCGGAGGATTTTATCAAGATTTGGCCAAAAAGCTGGGTGCCAGTGGAAAGGGGATCTTTGTTGCAATAGCAGATGGTGCGGTGTCGATCGAACTGCGCGTGTCCATCAAGTATGGAATACGGATTCACGAGCTCTGCCAGGAGCTTCAGGAAAAGGTGAAGGATCAGGTGGAAACCTTGACCGGATTGGATGTAGAGGCCGTGCATGTGCATGTGGATGGGATCGACATGTAG
- a CDS encoding thiamine pyrophosphate-binding protein, protein MQVADYVTEQLRLWGVKHIYGVAGDAILPWLDVLGKQKEIRYIACRHESAAAMMATAEAKLTGRPAVCTATGGPGTLNLINGLADAYADQVPVLAITGQVETHKLGSNSKQFVPQEDVLRPISLFTTTVAHPEAIGHVLHKAFVTAGSQRGVAHLAVCKDIFSRSTSWPLVELLPRLHTPVMMDRVEMNHTAELLHRTKRPVVLLGSGCRQQAALCKRLAEELGAAILLTLGAKGVIDEAHPQVVGGLGEGGSIAGLSVLAEADLLFILGASWFPRSFIPAGLQVVQVDHRPVSIHAHPLLFSVTAELGEVLPLWIQRLERKESFFPWRAQVEAWHTSFWQETERIVAQGQDELIKPETLLHALSEVVDEKAVVALDTGEHTLWFNRAFRAKSQFPLFSGKWRTMGYGLPAAIAAKLNGPDKQVVAVVGDGGLQMNLAELMTAVENDLRFPIIVVHNNTLGLEEWKMVQAGLTPFGTRIRNPDFVKWAEACGVKGNRVETVKELLPALTEAVHADELRLLDIQCTLPTLTERKREIPFQAQAPHVYNERKV, encoded by the coding sequence AGGTGACGCTATTCTCCCTTGGCTGGATGTGCTGGGCAAACAAAAGGAGATCCGGTATATTGCGTGCAGGCATGAATCAGCAGCTGCCATGATGGCGACTGCAGAGGCAAAGCTGACGGGCAGGCCAGCCGTTTGCACAGCGACAGGTGGACCTGGGACGTTGAATCTGATCAACGGCTTGGCGGATGCCTACGCGGATCAGGTGCCTGTACTGGCGATCACCGGGCAGGTAGAGACGCACAAACTGGGAAGCAATAGCAAGCAGTTCGTACCGCAGGAGGATGTACTGCGGCCGATTAGCCTGTTCACCACGACGGTGGCCCATCCTGAGGCGATAGGTCACGTCCTGCACAAGGCGTTTGTCACTGCCGGCAGTCAGAGAGGAGTAGCGCATTTGGCTGTTTGCAAAGATATTTTTTCGCGGTCAACTTCGTGGCCGCTTGTGGAGCTGCTCCCCCGCTTGCATACACCTGTGATGATGGATCGGGTGGAAATGAATCATACGGCGGAGCTGCTTCATCGTACCAAAAGACCTGTTGTGCTGTTGGGAAGCGGTTGCCGGCAACAAGCAGCCCTATGCAAGCGATTAGCCGAAGAGTTAGGAGCAGCCATTCTTTTAACGCTAGGTGCAAAAGGGGTTATAGATGAGGCCCATCCACAGGTAGTAGGTGGCCTGGGAGAGGGGGGAAGTATAGCCGGTCTTTCCGTGTTGGCTGAAGCAGATTTGCTGTTCATACTCGGAGCAAGCTGGTTTCCCCGAAGCTTTATACCGGCAGGTCTGCAGGTTGTCCAGGTCGATCATCGCCCTGTCTCTATTCATGCCCATCCCCTTCTTTTTTCTGTAACGGCTGAGTTGGGAGAAGTGCTTCCTCTGTGGATACAACGACTGGAGCGAAAAGAATCCTTCTTCCCATGGCGGGCGCAGGTAGAGGCCTGGCATACTTCTTTTTGGCAGGAAACGGAGAGAATCGTCGCGCAAGGGCAAGATGAGCTGATCAAACCGGAAACCTTGCTGCATGCACTCTCCGAGGTGGTGGATGAAAAAGCAGTCGTCGCTCTTGATACGGGAGAGCATACTTTGTGGTTTAACCGTGCCTTCCGAGCAAAGTCGCAGTTTCCGCTTTTTTCCGGAAAGTGGAGGACGATGGGATACGGCCTGCCTGCAGCAATAGCGGCCAAGCTGAATGGACCTGATAAACAGGTGGTTGCCGTCGTGGGTGATGGAGGTCTTCAGATGAATTTGGCAGAGCTGATGACCGCTGTAGAGAACGATCTCCGTTTTCCCATTATCGTGGTTCACAACAACACATTGGGACTGGAAGAATGGAAGATGGTTCAGGCGGGGCTCACTCCATTTGGAACACGTATCCGGAACCCTGATTTTGTCAAATGGGCAGAAGCTTGCGGAGTCAAAGGGAACCGCGTGGAAACGGTAAAAGAGCTGCTGCCAGCATTGACAGAAGCGGTACATGCCGATGAACTACGTCTTCTCGACATTCAGTGCACCCTTCCGACATTAACCGAGCGAAAACGAGAAATTCCCTTTCAAGCCCAAGCTCCACATGTTTATAATGAAAGAAAAGTCTGA